In the Brachyhypopomus gauderio isolate BG-103 chromosome 4, BGAUD_0.2, whole genome shotgun sequence genome, one interval contains:
- the mcm3ap gene encoding germinal-center associated nuclear protein yields the protein MNPSNMFGRQQGGFQAQSNSGQSSSMFPTFGQQGTSSTTPNIGFGQPSTFGQPSAFSQQSVFGQVSGQTPVFSQTSSFGQSGGLGQSSFSSIAQAPGFGRPALGQETLGFGTPSASTAQSQTPAFGQVSGFGQSSTFGQTSVFGQPTFGLPSTNSQLATSSGSAGGSFGHSSFVQPSAFSFPTVTSGSVVSGQNNAQTGGFGGKFSFKPPNEAVFKPIFSVSPEPHNLQPAPPPPAPAPEPLGLPKPAASGSDSSGSGGSTVSLFTGVKPSTLGFNFSHPGAAPSVSATGAKVSQTETLGGNGLQFTFSQPANPSSNSSGTNAPQPTTVPSNSSSFSFLTKVLQPQTETKMPLFGGTGTAFAQPTFGFRGLKQEERVGKEESTGESEFVSLGKGMKRKDEPPEPNANQGKSFKIEDVQGGADAPRHMSKRPLLKNRGAASGLFRNALSGLMKSSVKKENRPITWSEGRPDPPDAGVSVTPPRPQVPIRHVLEKAEKPAPEPEAERSTPVRRARREDSADSLHGPSSSDATAIQCKGVPPHLNTKDLIGKHFGRFGKVGRIYCRPAKNSAIVHFHDHAAVVKAKKKGKNFQGTEIQIFFQKKKQSPSENASGASEVKDVGVEGESRPLGSQGPQQRKSIPSSSSFPKGPPAKKTSVAKTLQFDSELQQEAGAESQGQDRPMISLPSSLQHLIGQVAETAEEKYRLLEQRDKILRQLRPKRTDLDMSKVFVGTCPDMCPEKERYMRETRNQLSTFELVPDTEKVDHYAAIKEYSRSSADQEEPLSHELRPLPVLSMTMDYLVTQVMDQGEGNYRDWYDFVWNRTRGIRKDITQQHLCDPVTVSLIEKCTRFHIHCAHHLCQEPMMSFDAKINNENMTKCLQSLKEMYQDLASKEVYCPNEAEFRQYSVLLRLNEGDILREVQQFRKEVRDSAEVKFAVQAFAALNSNNFVRFFKLVKTASYLASCILHRYFNQVRRTALKALNIAYTVGSQRSTTFPVDDLVRMLMFRSPSEATDFLQQYGLSVTDGMVELSRTAYQEPDLPLPQKKSVDIEKKRAVLIGEVVNGGALPNPPQHTPVCSFDSNNKYRGGGGSLELPPAAIKVETLPHRVDVKPLSETDARSHLGPKLLVEPSQFIDSSAAVEFLQPTDAQETGESSQPAASGPALMFQPVAQPQPIRPLSPPPKPEPAYSDQDLMTELESVMEEVLQAEVADIAKAEAEYVSAALSVSETEVEAVVCEVVTQMLRDLSASEMAAERERIAEEKRKLEEARRRQEHEAYLDRLSLELCANITEEVLTQCTMATASEEIKCALEEKAACVARCSEEVCNGLVEETLEQEIAQLARDFLAVELRRIHKFIKRWRDVVAVRRQLKRQMRGFPAAPCCVDPRFRLKAWAPSAPASTPKDVLERGIVDLGNAGNMVVSCTRLLKTRKDSIRQMRVDFYFNLLLSERIWAPLDLPTLVAESTPDPPDRIFWKATLLLPSDQDGDLSFADSTLKHWLEVKLGGATRRERSSEQEEGTMHTLLVSNSLRDVAQKTHRVHLCVKVTHGPLNEEGQSQLEEGRELLGTSALLMLLPPLPSRGHPGLGEEEEDVAWLSALLQLKQVQRASGWNTALPLVLLVPGQLDTELTEENLEEVLTLKTLVKDGLISEYMFIYIPGNSTDLQGSHQMGEAVRWLAAHSPASSVLSCQPLLQFVEAGLCREFHARFGHDKQERLQAGLPCQEAAAVIHLYNGVLTFLAGVVGCEQLASLSWPPPEFSLPENKELVPHLEWNSPQHLAWLKRAVLSLRIPEWDQPPQNASWPRLCTSIFQYVSQIPSSSQSQPILMSRLEHLLARVLAQHQPPAGEDEEGDEKDNGPLFSHIPWDDILFLCIEHRLKDWHLSESPTAKDSFTDSGDIWVYYYKDHLKDFLPPESWAAAVKRTHWEKQQCVDGFSPRSKGSTRLTLTPAQLPRQGLFRSRPKSLERPSVLDITRSFSTQELLPQHLLSSIQAEKAHSQGFEEQLQRWLAMDALDTVSMPLFIPSTLLSVPEILASARRPDASAAFLGQEAEDPDDPAEKEVPSTCRKQAPLSLTQRLEELDRLILMNQEEDMAYKLKLNSLLEIVED from the exons ATGAATCCGTCTAATATGTTTGGTAGACAACAAGGTGGCTTCCAAGCACAGAGTAACAGCGGTCAGAGTAGCAGCATGTTCCCGACATTTGGTCAGCAGGGCACTAGTAGCACAACCCCAAATATCGGCTTTGGGCAACCGTCAACATTTGGACAGCCTTCAGCTTTTAGCCAGCAGTCAGTTTTTGGTCAAGTGAGTGGGCAAACACCCGTCTTTAGCCAGACTTCATCATTTGGTCAAAGTGGTGGTCTAGGACagtcctccttctcctccatagCTCAGGCACCAGGTTTTGGACGTCCAGCTTTAGGTCAGGAGACACTTGGATTTGGAACACCTTCGGCATCTACTGCACAAAGTCAGACTCCTGCTTTTGGTCAGGTGTCTGGATTTGGACAGAGTTCTACATTTGGTCAAACGTCTGTGTTTGGACAGCCCACATTTGGCCTTCCTTCCACTAACTCTCAGCTGGCCACTAGTTCGGGCAGCGCAGGAGGTAGCTTTGGGCACTCGTCGTTTGTTCAGCCCTCTGCCTTTTCTTTTCCTACTGTTACGTCAGGCTCTGTTGTGAGTGGTCAGAACAATGCACAAACCGGTGGATTCGGAGGAAAATTTAGCTTTAAGCCACCAAATGAAGCGGTCTTCAAACCAATTTTCAGTGTCAGTCCAGAGCCTCATAACCTTCAGcctgcacctcctcctcctgctcctgctcctgAGCCTTTGGGTTTACCCAAGCCAGCGGCAAGTGGTTCAGACAGCAGTGGATCTGGTGGCTCTACAGTCTCTCTTTTCACAGGAGTCAAACCAAGTACTCTGGGTTTCAACTTCTCTCATCCTGGGGCTGCCCCATCTGTCTCAGCTACAGGTGCTAAGGTTTCCCAGACAGAGACACTGGGTGGAAATGGTCTCCAGTTCACGTTCTCACAACCTGCCAACCCCTCCAGCAATAGCAGTGGCACCAATGCTCCTCAACCCACCACGGTTCCCAGCAATTCTTCCTCATTCAGCTTCTTAACAAAGGTCCTCCAGCCCCAGACAGAGACTAAGATGCCTCTGTTTGGCGGTACCGGCACTGCTTTTGCCCAACCAACCTTCGGATTTAGAGGCCtgaaacaggaggagagagtaggAAAGGAGGAGAGCACAGGAGAGTCTGAATTTGTAAGTCTAGGGAAAGGCATGAAGCGGAAAGATGAGCCACCTGAACCAAATGCCAACCAAGGAAAAAGTTTCAAAATCGAGGATGTCCAAGGAGGAGCAGATGCCCCGAGGCATATGTCGAAGCGTCCCCTGCTGAAGAACCGAGGAGCGGCTAGTGGGCTTTTTCGGAATGCCTTGAGTGGCTTGATGAAGTCATCAGTTAAGAAGGAAAACCGTCCCATCACCTGGAGTGAAGGCAGACCAGATCCTCCAGATGCAGGTGTGTCGGTTACCCCACCTAGACCTCAGGTTCCCATAAGACACGTTCTGGAAAAAGCAGAAAAACCCG CCCCTGAGCCTGAAGCCGAGAGAAGCACCCCAGTCCGAAGAGCTAGGCGGGAGGACAGCGCCGACAGCCTGCATGGTCCCTCTTCCTCTGATGCCACTGCCATTCAGTGTAAGGGAGTTCCCCCTCACCTAAACACCAAAGACCTGAtcggaaaacattttggtcgtTTTGGGAAAGTTGGCAGAATATATTGCAGACCTGCAAAGAATTCAGCCATTGTACACTTCCATGACCAC gCAGCAGTAGTTAAGGCAAAAAAGAAGGGTAAAAACTTCCAGGGGACTGAAATTCAAATCTTTTttcaaaaaaagaaacaaa GTCCAAGTGAAAATGCGTCAGGAGCATCAGAGGTCAAGGATGTTGGTGTAGAAGGAGAGTCTAGGCCCCTGGGATCCCAGGGCCCCCAACAGCGAAAATCTATACCTAGTTCCAGCTCTTTCCCTAAAGG tCCTCCTGCCAAGAAAACCTCTGTGGCAAAAACTCTCCAGTTTGATAGTGAATTGCAACAGGAAGCGGGCGCAGAGAGCCAGGGTCAAGACCGCCCAATGATCAGccttccttcatccctccagcATCTGATTGGTCAGGTGGCTGAGACAGCAGAGGAGAAATACCGCCTTCTTGAGCAAAGAGACAAGATCCTCCGACAAC TGAGACCCAAGAGAACAGACTTGGACATGTCCAAAGTGTTTGTAGGGACATGTCCTGATATGTGCCCAGAAAAGGAACGCTATATGAGAGAAACCCGCAACCAACTCAGTACCTTTGAGCTTGTTCCAGACACAGAAAAG GTGGACCATTACGCTGCCATTAAAGAATACAGCAGGTCGTCAGCTGACCAGGAGGAGCCTCTCTCTCATGAACTACGACCTCTGCCGGTACTGAGCATGACCATGGACTACCTGGTCACTCAGGTAATGGACCAGGGGGAGGGGAACTACCGGGACTGGTACGACTTTGTATGGAATAGAACCAGAGGCATTCGCAAG GACATCACGCAGCAGCACCTGTGTGACCCCGTCACAGTGTCACTGATCGAGAAGTGCACTCGTTTTCACATCCACTGTGCCCACCACCTGTGCCAGGAGCCTATGATGTCCTTTGATGCCAAAATTAATAATGAGAACATGACCAAATGCCTTCAAAGCCTCAAGGAGATGTATCAGGACCTGGCCAGCAAAGAGGTGTACTGCCCCAATGAGGCTGAGTTCCGCCAGTACAGTGTGCTGCTTAGACTGAATGAAGGAGATATTCTTCG TGAAGTGCAGCAGTTTCGCAAAGAGGTTCGTGACTCGGCGGAGGTGAAGTTTGCAGTGCAGGCCTTCGCAGCCctcaacagcaacaactttgtcCGATTCTTCAAGCTAGTGAAAACGGCCTCATATCTGGCCAGCTGCATTCTTCACCGGTACTTCAATCAG GTGAGACGCACTGCACTAAAGGCCCTGAATATAGCCTACACTGTGGGCTCTCAGAGGTCCACCACCTTCCCTGTGGACGACCTGGTCCGAATGTTGATGTTCCGCAGTCCTTCTGAAGCCACTGACTTCCTGCAGCAGTACGGACTCAGCGTCACCGATGG CATGGTTGAGCTCAGTCGAACAGCCTATCAGGAGCCAGACCTGCCCCTGCCCCAGAAGAAGTCCGTGGACATCGAGAAGAAGAGGGCGGTGCTGATAGGGGAGGTTGTGAACGGCGGCGCCCTGCCCAACCCACCTCAGCACACACCGGTCTGCAGCTTCGACTCCAACAACAAatacagagggggagggggttcCCTCGAGCTGCCGCCGGCTGCCATAAAGG TGGAAACTCTTCCTCACAGAGTGGATGTTAAACCTCTGAGTGAGACCGATGCAAGATCTCATCTGGGACCTAAACTGCTGGTAGAGCCCAGTCAGTTTATAGACTCTTCTGCAGCAGTGGAGTTCCTGCAGCCCACAGACGCACAGGAGACTGGGGAGTCCTCCCAGCCTGCGGCTTCAGGACCGGCCCTCATGTTCCAGCCTGTAGCACAACCCCAACCCATCAGACCCTTATCCCCGCCTCCGAAACCCGAACCCGCCTACTCTGACCAG GATCTAATGACTGAGCTGGAGTCTGTGATGGAGGAGGTTCTGCAGGCCGAGGTCGCGGACATAGCCAAAGCCGAGGCCGAATACGTCTCCGCAGCTTTGAG TGTGAGTGAGACTGAGGTAGAGGCGGTGGTTTGCGAGGTGGTGACTCAGATGCTGAGAGACCTGTCCGCTTCAGAGATGGCtgccgagagagagaggattgcTGAGGAGAAACGCAAGCTGGAGGAAGCCAG GCGCAGGCAGGAACATGAGGCTTACCTGGACCGGCTCAGCTTGGAGCTGTGTGCTAACATCACCGAGGAGGTCCTCACACAGTGCACCATGGCAACGGCCAGTGAAGAGATCAA ATGTGCGTTGGAGGAGAAGGCAGCGTGTGTGGCCCGCTGCTCAGAGGAGGTGTGTAACGGCTTAGTGGAGGAGACGTTGGAACAGGAGATCGCTCAGCTAGCCAGAGACTTCCTGGCAGTAGAGTTACGGCGAATACACAAGTTTATCAAAAG GTGGCGGGACGTGGTGGCTGTGCGCAGACAGCTGAAGAGACAGATGCGGGGCTTCCCTGCGGCCCCCTGCTGTGTGGACCCTCGCTTCAGACTGAAGGCCTGGGCCCCCAGCGCCCCGGCCTCCACCCCCAAGGACGTCCTCGAACGAGGCATCGTTGACCTGGGCAACGCGGGGAACATGGTCGTGTCCTGCACGAG ACTGCTAAAAACAAGAAAGGACAGCATCCGTCAGATGAGAGTGGATTTCTACTTCAATTTGTTACTGAG TGAACGTATTTGGGCTCCTCTTGACCTGCCAACGCTGGTGGCTGAAAGCACCCCCGACCCACCTGACAGAATCTTCTGGAAAGCCACTCTTCTGCTTCCCAGTGACCAGGATGGTGACcttagctttgctgacag CACCCTGAAACACTGGCTGGAGGTGAAGTTGGGCGGTGCGacgaggagggagaggagttcAGAGCAGGAGGAAGGCACCATGCACACCCTGCTCGTCAGTAACAGCCTGAGAGACGTCGCACAGAAGACCCACAGGGTTCACCTCTGCGTGAAG GTCACCCACGGGCCTCTGAACGAGGAGggccagagccagctggaggagGGCAGGGAGCTCCTGGGCACCAGTGCCCTGCTGATGCTCCTGCCACCGCTGCCCAGCAGAGGGCATCCCggcctgggggaggaggaggaggacgtggCCTGGCTCTCCGCCCTCCTCCAGCTGAAGCAGGTGCAGCGAGCCAGTGGCTGGAACACCGCACTGCCCCTGGTGCTGCTCGTCCCGGGCCAGCTGGACACAGAGCTCACTGAGGAGAACCTGGAGGAAG TTCTTACGTTGAAGACGCTAGTTAAAGATGGGCTCATCTCCGAATACATGTTTATCTATATACCGGGGAACTCCACAGACCTGCAAGGGTCCCATCAG ATGGGCGAGGCCGTGCGCTGGCTGGCCGCCCACTCCCCGGCCTCCTCGGTCCTGTCCTGCCAGCCCCTGCTCCAGTTCGTAGAAGCAGGACTATGCCGCGAGTTCCACGCCCGGTTCGGTCATGACAAGCAGGAGCGGCTCCAGGCCGGGCTCCCGTGCCAGGAGGCAGCCGCCGTCATCCACCTGTACAACGGCGTGCTGACCTTCCTAGCAGGTGTGGTCGGCTGTGAGCAGCTGGCCAGCCTCTCCTGGCCCCCGCCCGAGTTCTCTCTACCCGAGAACAAAGAGCTGGTGCCTCACCTGGAGTGGAATTCTCCACAGCACCTGGCGTGGTTGAAAAGGGCCGTCCTCAGTCTACGGATCCCCGAGTGGGACCAGCCCCCTCAAAACG cATCCTGGCCCCGTTTGTGCACGTCCATATTTCAGTACGTATCCCAGATCCCCAGCTCTTCCCAGAGCCAGCCAATCCTTATGTCTCGCCTGGAGCACCTGCTTGCCAGAGTGCTTGCCCAACACCAGCCGCCAGccggtgaggatgaggagggcgACGAAAAGGACAACGGGCCTCTGTTCAGTCACATACCCTGGGATGACATCTTATTCCTCTGCATAGAGCATCGGCTGAAAGATTGGCATTTATCAGAGAGTCCGACAGCAAAGG ATTCCTTCACTGACAGTGGAGATATCTGGGTGTACTATTACAAAGACCATCTTAAGGACTTCCTTCCTCCGGAGAGTTGGGCAGCAGCTGTGAAGCGCACTCACTGGGAGAAGCAGCAGTGTGTGGACGG GTTTTCTCCCAGGTCAAAGGGGAGCACGAGGCTGACTCTGACCCCAGCGCAGTTGCCCAGGCAGGGGCTGTTTCGGAGTCGGCCGAAGTCCTTGGAGCGCCCGTCTGTGCTGGACATCACTCGCTCCTTCTCCACTCAGGAGCTCCTACCCCAGCATCTGCTTTCTAGTATCCAGGCAGAGAAGGCTCACAGTCAGGG GTTCGAGGAGCAGCTTCAGCGCTGGTTGGCTATGGATGCTCTGGACACGGTCTCCATGCCTCTCTTCATACCTTCCACGCTGCTGTCAGTGCCCGAGATTCTGGCCTCCGCCCGCCGCCCAGATGCGTCCGCTGCCTTCCTCGGACAG gAGGCTGAAGACCCTGACGACCCTGCTGAGAAGGAGGTTCCTTCTACCTGCAGAAAGCAGGCACCTCTGTCTCTAACCCAACGACTGGAGGAGCTTGATAGGCTGatactgatgaatcaagaggaAGACATGGCATACAAGCTCAAGCTTAACAGTCTGTTGGAAATCGTAGAAGACTGA